CAGCTCTATTCTTACGTCATAGCCAACCACAAATTGGGTCGGATGAGTATTTACATTCACATAAAGCATCGGTCGTCGTGGGGCCTTCAGCCATTGCTCCCACGTAAAGATCCTTATCCCCGCCTCCGACAGCTTTTGCTCGACGGCGCTATACAGCCTTTTGGAAGTGAGATTATTCTTTTTTGTGTATTTATCGATATTCGGATTCAATTCCTCGACGATGAGATAAACTCCCTGCAAACCCGCGAGGGTCTGTCTCGTTAACTGAGAATCGATCGCGTGAACGGACCCTGTAAAAGCAGTGAAAATGATGGCGGCAGCCATAGCCGCACGCACTAAGAAATCATACCTCCTGGTTCTATTCATGGATTATCCTTTCGATCCGGTCCGGGGCGACCGGTTCTTCCTCTTCCGGGTCTGCATGCACTGCCTGCAACGTACAATCGGGCTTGTAGGCAGGGACTATTTTACTGAGGGATATCCTGATGTTATTGCCGTCAGGGTTCTTTAGGGCATGTTTCAGTGGCTCGAGCCTCTCCATCAGGTCGTTCATCACCACTTCGTTCTTCACTACATATATCTTGGGATGGCTTGTCGAATTAGTGGTTTCTGCGGGGGTGAGGAGCTCCTCATAAAGTTTTTCACCTTTCCGCA
This genomic stretch from Syntrophorhabdaceae bacterium harbors:
- a CDS encoding polysaccharide biosynthesis protein, with translation DMTRYFMSIPEAVALVLQAGAMGDGGEVFILNMGEPVKILEVAEEMIRLSGFEPDKDIPIIFCGMRKGEKLYEELLTPAETTNSTSHPKIYVVKNEVVMNDLMERLEPLKHALKNPDGNNIRISLSKIVPAYKPDCTLQAVHADPEEEEPVAPDRIERIIHE